In Bombus vancouverensis nearcticus chromosome 1, iyBomVanc1_principal, whole genome shotgun sequence, a single genomic region encodes these proteins:
- the LOC117153420 gene encoding glycosyltransferase 25 family member isoform X2, protein MKLVNFFRVTLVCFIVFIEISGQNLKNPTVLITILVRNKAHTLPYFLTFLEQLTYPKERIHLWICSDNNIDNSIEILSTWLKNERSKYHGVEINFDEKSNGFEDENEISHWSPQRFLHVINLREEALHAGRNIWADFIWMLDADVFLTNPNTLNELILKNETVVAPLLKSDGLYSNFWAGMTSDFYYLRTEKYEPILFREIKGCFNVPMIHSAVLIDLRKHISDLLTYDPKNLNQYSGPTDDIITFAVGANNSDIPLFICNDNIYGFIMVPLEEEETVTEDLQRLTNIKTEILSDNNYLPLSMHLERFVQYPTEDTLQVDNIYMINLLRRPERRERMHKLFKELGIRVETHDAVDGRILNQSVIEKLGIEIMAGYTDPYHNRPMTMGEIGCFLSHYNIWNKVIENGFKSIIVLEDDVRFEPFFRQKVNYILRELEDLQFEWDLVYLGRKRLAESAESWIDGSKYLVHAGYSYWTLGYILSTSGAKKLIEAMPLKQLLPVDEYLPILSDVHPSFILSYSYQHHMITHHESVNYVPKPQACYYILQYVINSLKRPVRPPRIESRTFW, encoded by the exons ATGAAATTAGTGAATTTTTTTCGTGTTACCTTGGTGTGTTTTATCGTGTTTATTGAAATTTCTgggcaaaatttaaaaaatccgacagttttaataacaattttagtACGTAACAAAGCACATACATTACCATATTTCTTAACCTTCTTGGAACAACTGACTTATCCTAAAGAACGAATACATCTCTG GATATGTAGTGATAATAATATTGATAACTCAATCGAAATATTATCAACTTGGCTAAAAAATGAAAGGAGCAAGTATCATGGagttgaaataaattttgatgaaaaatcgaacggattcgaggacgaaaatgaaatttcccATTGGTCACCACAAAGATTTTTACATGTGATAAATTTACGCGAAGAGGCACTTCATGCTGGAAGAAATATTTGGGCAGATTTCATTTGG ATGCTCGATGCAGATGTTTTTCTAACAAACCCGAATACTCTTAACGAATTAATCTTGAAAAACGAAACTGTAGTTGCCCCGTTATTGAAGTCTGATGGCTTATATAGCAATTTTTGGGCTGGAATGACCAGTGATTTCTACTATTTACGAACAGAAAAGTATGAACCTATCTTATTTCGGGAAATAAAAGGATGTTTCAACGTGCCTATGATTCATAGCGCCGTCCTTATAGATTTAAGAAAACATATTTCGGACCTTTTAACATATGATCCAAAAAATTTGAATCAGTACAGCGGTCCTACCGACGACATTATAACTTTTGCCGTCGGTGCTAATAATTCTG ATATAccattatttatttgtaacgaTAATATTTATGGCTTCATCATGGTTCCgttggaagaagaagaaacggtCACTGAAGATCTACAAAGATTGACCAATATTAAGACAGAAATATTAT CTGACAATAATTACCTTCCATTGTCAATGCATCTCGAGCGATTTGTACAATATCCTACCGAGGATACGTTGCAAGTGGACAATATTTATATGATAAACCTTTTACGAAGACCAGAAAGACGCGAGCGAatgcacaaactttttaaagaACTTGGAATTCGAGTAGAAACACATGATGCTGTTGACGGTAG GATATTAAACCAGTCTGTTATTGAGAAATTGGGAATAGAGATAATGGCAGGATACACTGATCCTTATCATAATCG acCAATGACTATGGGTGAAATTGGTTGTTTTTTAAGCCATTACAATATCTGGAATAAG GTAATAGAAAATGGCTTTAAAAGTATTATTGTCTTAGAAGATGATGTTCGTTTTGAACCGTTCTTCCGTCAAAAAGTAAATTACATTTTAAGAGAATTGGAAGACCTTCAATTTGAGTGGGATTTGGT ttatCTGGGAAGAAAAAGATTAGCAGAAAGTGCTGAATCTTGGATCGATGGATCAAAATATTTGGTACATGCTGGTTACAGTTACTGGACATTAGGATATATTTTATCTACAAGTGGTGCAAAGAAACTAATAGAAGCAATGCCGTTAAAACAATTATTACCCGTCGATGAATATCTTCCTATATTATCTGATGTTCATCCTAG tTTCATTCTCTCTTACTCGTACCAACACCACATGATTACCCACCACGAGTCAGTTAACTATGTGCCTAAACCGCAGGCTTGCTATTACATATTACAATACGtaataaattctttaaaaagACCGGTACGCCCGCCGAGAATCGAATCCAGAACCTTTTGGTAG
- the Nulp1 gene encoding nuclear localized protein 1, protein MSTRYMKKVYGSDVLFEKGSENESEMENSIIGNVKPKTFNFFDVLNQNSEINEEENKEEQAADENSVDEAKRKKKKKRRRKLEGCKAQIVESKEENIDEIERTVREVNKLLGEPLPGCSSQSTDNFQWSQQKSKENIFLVQHKHLNPYNELKRIFGRKTVQAEQINRRNRGRVGHLKKTWLVSARDNWPPINKFGLSMSLDHTIQTTNNVQYFVYDHSPSYRQVQLKFLEAVESSNHENILSIINMHSYHVDALLQLAELCKHNDDLAMAAQLTERALYCLECAFHPLFNYTTALCRLDYRKQQNRALFITLFKHINFVGGRACYRTSLEFCKLLLSLDPEGDPLAVVLCLDFYALRAKEYEWFIEFCNLWDSTRNLTQLPNIAYSLALAHFHLGNTSIANELLQNALIMFPGVLMQLLEKCGIQPDEMIRSCDFFNTKAAISTSPPLEKLQNLYVDRNFRLWKDVDLLPWLRENVHTVLSRVNSQDDYVKYCEVKRRKRYQGRLPKNILRYIILSDIRNINVNFHEVQIDGSILSHDPLPPVDSIDIYKRPATSTRSNRNNAGFLSLFLSYLSRDISRDVAEVLENTNLSYDNDEET, encoded by the exons ATGTCTACACGGTATATGAAAAAAGTATATGGGAGTGATGTATTATTCGAGAAGGGTAGTGAAAATGAGAGTGAGATGGAAAACTCGATAATTGGCAACGTTAAACCAAAGACATTCAACTTCTTTGATGTA tTGAATCAAAATTCTGAAATTAAtgaggaagaaaataaagaagaacaaGCAGCGGATGAAAATAGTGTTGATGAAGCTAAGcgtaagaaaaaaaagaaaagacgaagaaaattaGAAGGTTGTAAAGCCCAAATTGTTGAatcaaaagaagaaaatatagatGAAATTGAAAGAACAGTGAGGGAAGTGAATAAATTACTTGGGGAACCACTTCCAGGTTGTAGCTCTCAAAGTACAGATAATTTTCAGTGGAGCCAACAAAAgtctaaagaaaatatttttttagtgCAACATAAGCACTTAAATCCGTATAATGAACTTAAGAGAATTTTTGGTAGGAAAACAGTGCAAGCAGAACAAAT CAATAGGAGAAATAGAGGACGTGTGGGCCATTTAAAGAAAACCTGGTTGGTTTCTGCTAGAGATAATTGGCCACCAATTAATAAATTTGGCCTTTCAATGTCTTTGGATCATACTATACAAACAACCAATAATGTTCAATACTTTGTGTATGACCACAGTCCATCATACAGACAagtacaattaaaatttttagaagCTGTTGAAAGCTCAAATCATGAAAATATCCTT AGTATAATCAACATGCATTCTTATCACGTAGATGCATTATTACAATTAGCCGAACTGTGTAAACACAATGATGATTTAGCAATGGCTGCACAATTGACGGAACGAGCTTTGTACTGCTTAGAATGTGCTTTTCACCCACTGTTTAATTATACAACTGCTCTTTGCAGACTAGATTACAGGAAACAACAAAATCGTGCTttatttataactttatttaaacATATTAATTTTGTTGGTGGACGTGCATGTTACAG AACAAGCTTGGAGTTTTGTAAATTACTTTTGTCACTTGATCCAGAAGGTGATCCATTAGCCGTGGTTCTTTGTCTTGATTTCTATGCTTTAAGAGCAAAGGAATACGAATGGTTTATAGAATTTTGCAATCTTTGGGATAGTACAAGAAACCTAACACAGTTGCCAAATATAGCATACAGTTTAGCTTTAGCCCATTTTCATTTAGGCAACACAAGTATTGCTAACGAACTATTACAAAATGCTTTAATAATGTTCCCGGGTGTTTTGATGCAGTTACTAGAAAAATGTGGGATACAACCTGATGAAATG ATACGATCCTGTGATTTCTTTAACACTAAAGCAGCAATTTCAACTTCACCACCTCTAGAGAAGCTACAAAATTTATATGTCGATCGTAACTTTCGCCTATGGAAAGATGTAGATCTTTTACCGTGGCTACGTGAAAATGTACACACTGTACTAAGTCGTGTTAATTCACAAGATGATTACGTAAAGTATTGTGAGGTAAAACGAAGAAAACGTTACCAAGGGAGATTACCAAAGAATATTTTGCGATATATTATATTGTCTGATATAAGAAATATCAATGTGAACTTTCATGAG GTACAAATTGATGGTTCCATTCTTTCGCATGATCCTCTACCACCTGTGGATAGTATTGATATTTACAAACGACCTGCCACAAGTACAAGATCAAACAGAAATAATGCCGGTTTTttatctctctttctttcatatttatcCAGAGATATTAGTAGAGATGTTGCGGAAGTTCttgaaaatacaaatttatc CTATGATAATGATGAAGAAACATAA
- the LOC117153420 gene encoding glycosyltransferase 25 family member isoform X3, with amino-acid sequence MVPLEEEETVTEDLQRLTNIKTEILSDNNYLPLSMHLERFVQYPTEDTLQVDNIYMINLLRRPERRERMHKLFKELGIRVETHDAVDGRILNQSVIEKLGIEIMAGYTDPYHNRPMTMGEIGCFLSHYNIWNKVIENGFKSIIVLEDDVRFEPFFRQKVNYILRELEDLQFEWDLVYLGRKRLAESAESWIDGSKYLVHAGYSYWTLGYILSTSGAKKLIEAMPLKQLLPVDEYLPILSDVHPRDDWKVHYTKRNLILLSANPLLIYPTHYTGEQGYISDTENSTTIFNDQNINKSKREDL; translated from the exons ATGGTTCCgttggaagaagaagaaacggtCACTGAAGATCTACAAAGATTGACCAATATTAAGACAGAAATATTAT CTGACAATAATTACCTTCCATTGTCAATGCATCTCGAGCGATTTGTACAATATCCTACCGAGGATACGTTGCAAGTGGACAATATTTATATGATAAACCTTTTACGAAGACCAGAAAGACGCGAGCGAatgcacaaactttttaaagaACTTGGAATTCGAGTAGAAACACATGATGCTGTTGACGGTAG GATATTAAACCAGTCTGTTATTGAGAAATTGGGAATAGAGATAATGGCAGGATACACTGATCCTTATCATAATCG acCAATGACTATGGGTGAAATTGGTTGTTTTTTAAGCCATTACAATATCTGGAATAAG GTAATAGAAAATGGCTTTAAAAGTATTATTGTCTTAGAAGATGATGTTCGTTTTGAACCGTTCTTCCGTCAAAAAGTAAATTACATTTTAAGAGAATTGGAAGACCTTCAATTTGAGTGGGATTTGGT ttatCTGGGAAGAAAAAGATTAGCAGAAAGTGCTGAATCTTGGATCGATGGATCAAAATATTTGGTACATGCTGGTTACAGTTACTGGACATTAGGATATATTTTATCTACAAGTGGTGCAAAGAAACTAATAGAAGCAATGCCGTTAAAACAATTATTACCCGTCGATGAATATCTTCCTATATTATCTGATGTTCATCCTAG GGATGATTGGAAAGTACATTATAcaaaacgaaatttaatattactttCTGCAAATCCTTTATTAATTTATCCGACGCATTACACTGGTGAACAAGGATACATTAGCGATACAGAAAATTCTACGACTATATTTAACGaccaaaatataaataaatcgaAACGCGAAGATCTATGA
- the Arp3 gene encoding actin-related protein 3 codes for MLGRLPACVIDVGTGYTKLGFAGNKEPQLIIPSAIAIKETAKVGDNNARRVTKGVEDLDAYIGDEAFEATGYSVKYPVRHGLVEDWDLMEKFLQQCIFKYLRAEPEDHYFLLTEPPLNTPENREYTAEIMFESFNVPGLYIAVQAVLALAASWTAKTIEDRTLTGVVVDSGDGVTHVIPVAEGFVIGSCIKHIPIAGRDITYFIQSLLREREIGIPPEQSLETAKAIKEKYCYICPDISKEFAKYDSDPTKIKKYEGVNSITKQPFVVDVGYERFLGPEIFFHPEFSNPDFTTPLSEIVDDVIQNCPIDVRRPLYSNIVLSGGSTMFKDFGRRLQRDIKRIVDARLKLSETLSGSLITPKPIDVHVISHHKQRWAVWYGGALLASDPEFYTVCHTKKAYQEYGPGICRYNPVFHSMV; via the exons ATGCTTGGTCGTCTACCTGCATGTGTAATCGATGTGGGTACGGG ATATACAAAGCTAGGGTTTGCAGGCAATAAGGAACCTCAGCTTATAATTCCTTCTGCAATTGCTATTAAAGAAACTGCAAAGGTTGGAGATAATAATGCCAGAAGGGTTACTAAAGGAGTCGAAGATTTGGATGCTTATATTGGAGATGAAGCTTTTGAAGCTACTGGTTATTCTGTGAAA TATCCAGTTAGACATGGATTAGTGGAAGACTGGGATTTAATGGAAAAATTCCTACAGCAATGTATTTTCAAATATCTTAGGGCAGAACCTGAAGATCATTACTTTTTACTCACAGAACCACCATTAAATACTCCAGAAAATCGGGAATATACAGCAGAGATAATGTTTGAATCATTTAATGTGCCAGGTCTTTATATTGCTGTTCAAGCAGTATTAGCATTAGCTGCCTCTTGGACAGCTAAAACAATAGAGGATAGGACATTAACAGGTGTTGTTGTCGATAGTGGAGATGGCGTAACTCACGTAATACCAGTG GCAGAAGGTTTTGTTATAGGAAGTTGTATAAAGCATATTCCTATTGCCGGTCGtgatattacatatttcattCAAAGTTTGTTACGAGAACGTGAAATCGGAATTCCACCTGAACAATCATTAGAAACAGCTAAagcaataaaagaaaaatattgctATATATGCCCCGATATATCAAAAGAATTTGCTAAATACGATAGTGACCctactaaaataaaaaaatatgaagGTGTCAATAGTATTACAAAGCAACCATTTGTAGTAGATGTTGGATATGAAAGGTTTCTTGGACCAGAGATATTCTTTCATCCTGAG TTCTCTAATCCAGATTTCACGACACCACTAAGCGAAATCGTAGATGATGTAATTCAAAATTGTCCAATAGACGTTAGAAGACCATTATATAGTAATATTGTATTATCGGGTGGTTCTACGATGTTCAAGGACTTTGGCAGACGATTACAACGTGATATAAAACGAATTGTCGATGCACGTCTCAAACTTAGCGAAACATTAAGTGGAAGTCTAATTACg ccAAAACCTATAGATGTTCATGTTATATCGCATCACAAACAACGTTGGGCAGTATGGTACGGAGGTGCGTTATTAGCTAGCGATCCAGAATTTTATACAGTTTGTCATACCAAAAAAGCTTATCAAGAATATGGACCTGGAATTTGTCGTTATAATCCCGTATTCCATAGTAtggtataa
- the LOC117153436 gene encoding uncharacterized protein LOC117153436 isoform X1, which yields MNLKKVKSRLKDEKLDLSLCDLKEVPIREIATIKKATHLDLSNNLLTSLSSTFVDLKQIVILDLSRNMLTEIPENFGELKRLKHLDLYANQISRLPLSLSELKSLRWLDLKENPLTPAVASVAGPCSNLSECQACARNIVTYLSSVKLTIEEEKLRRLNAITADMETGTVPTKKGGRKKKKKILDKNNKQNLDENGSNQSSEVSLIDEDKIEPLIITHNRNQADKTHETKGNAHRFFMSMISWLFLFGLALTLMIVILPLYSKQSELFIEYIESKTGIHLKAFQKYSTDVFDSFIQAVINICDNLYHAYEKNFKTEMDIPANK from the exons ATGAATTTAAAGAAAGTTAAAAGTAGATTAAAAGACGAAAAGCTAGATCTTAGTTTATGTGACCTTAAAGAAGTGCCTATTCGAGAAATT GCAACTATTAAAAAAGCAACACATTTGGATTTATCAAATAATCTTTTAACTTCTTTATCT aGTACTTTTGTTGACCTTAAACAAATAGTCATACTAGATCTTAGTAGAAACATGTTGACAGAAATCCCTGAAAATTTTGGAGAACTGAAGCGACTGAAACATTTAGATCTTTATGCAAATCAA ATAAGCAGATTACCACTTAGTTTAAGCGAATTAAAAAGTTTAAGATGGTTAGATTTAAAGGAAAATCCTTTAACTCCTGCTGTGGCTAGTGTTGCTGGTCCTTGTAGTAATTTGAGTGAATGCCAAGCTTGTGCTCGTAACATTGTCACTTATTTGTCAAGTGTGAAACTTACtatcgaagaagaaaaattacgGAGATTAAATGCCATTACAG CAGATATGGAAACAGGTACTGTTCCAACAAAAAAAGGagggaggaaaaagaagaagaagatattGGATAAGAATAATAAGCAAAATTTAGATGAAAATGGATCTAATCAATCGAGCGAGGTATCACTAATAGATGAAGACAAAATAGAACCTCTGATAATCACGCACAATAGAAACCAAGCTGATAAAACACATGAAACTAAAG GAAATGCACATCGATTTTTTATGTCCATGATCTCATGGCTTTTTTTGTTTGGTTTAGCACTCACATTGATGATTGTGATTCTTCCATTGTATTCGAAACAGTCAGAATTGTTTATAGAGTACATAGAATCTAAGACAGGTATACATTTAAAAGCATTTCAGAAATATAGTACCGATGTATTTGACTCTTTTATACAAGCAGTGATTAATATTTGCGATAATTTATACCATGCATATGAGAAAAATTTTAAAACAGAGATGGACATTCCAGCGAATAAATAA
- the LOC117153436 gene encoding uncharacterized protein LOC117153436 isoform X2 yields MNLKKVKSRLKDEKLDLSLCDLKEVPIREIATIKKATHLDLSNNLLTSLSSTFVDLKQIVILDLSRNMLTEIPENFGELKRLKHLDLYANQISRLPLSLSELKSLRWLDLKENPLTPAVASVAGPCSNLSECQACARNIVTYLSSVKLTIEEEKLRRLNAITDMETGTVPTKKGGRKKKKKILDKNNKQNLDENGSNQSSEVSLIDEDKIEPLIITHNRNQADKTHETKGNAHRFFMSMISWLFLFGLALTLMIVILPLYSKQSELFIEYIESKTGIHLKAFQKYSTDVFDSFIQAVINICDNLYHAYEKNFKTEMDIPANK; encoded by the exons ATGAATTTAAAGAAAGTTAAAAGTAGATTAAAAGACGAAAAGCTAGATCTTAGTTTATGTGACCTTAAAGAAGTGCCTATTCGAGAAATT GCAACTATTAAAAAAGCAACACATTTGGATTTATCAAATAATCTTTTAACTTCTTTATCT aGTACTTTTGTTGACCTTAAACAAATAGTCATACTAGATCTTAGTAGAAACATGTTGACAGAAATCCCTGAAAATTTTGGAGAACTGAAGCGACTGAAACATTTAGATCTTTATGCAAATCAA ATAAGCAGATTACCACTTAGTTTAAGCGAATTAAAAAGTTTAAGATGGTTAGATTTAAAGGAAAATCCTTTAACTCCTGCTGTGGCTAGTGTTGCTGGTCCTTGTAGTAATTTGAGTGAATGCCAAGCTTGTGCTCGTAACATTGTCACTTATTTGTCAAGTGTGAAACTTACtatcgaagaagaaaaattacgGAGATTAAATGCCATTACAG ATATGGAAACAGGTACTGTTCCAACAAAAAAAGGagggaggaaaaagaagaagaagatattGGATAAGAATAATAAGCAAAATTTAGATGAAAATGGATCTAATCAATCGAGCGAGGTATCACTAATAGATGAAGACAAAATAGAACCTCTGATAATCACGCACAATAGAAACCAAGCTGATAAAACACATGAAACTAAAG GAAATGCACATCGATTTTTTATGTCCATGATCTCATGGCTTTTTTTGTTTGGTTTAGCACTCACATTGATGATTGTGATTCTTCCATTGTATTCGAAACAGTCAGAATTGTTTATAGAGTACATAGAATCTAAGACAGGTATACATTTAAAAGCATTTCAGAAATATAGTACCGATGTATTTGACTCTTTTATACAAGCAGTGATTAATATTTGCGATAATTTATACCATGCATATGAGAAAAATTTTAAAACAGAGATGGACATTCCAGCGAATAAATAA
- the LOC117153420 gene encoding glycosyltransferase 25 family member isoform X1, giving the protein MKLVNFFRVTLVCFIVFIEISGQNLKNPTVLITILVRNKAHTLPYFLTFLEQLTYPKERIHLWICSDNNIDNSIEILSTWLKNERSKYHGVEINFDEKSNGFEDENEISHWSPQRFLHVINLREEALHAGRNIWADFIWMLDADVFLTNPNTLNELILKNETVVAPLLKSDGLYSNFWAGMTSDFYYLRTEKYEPILFREIKGCFNVPMIHSAVLIDLRKHISDLLTYDPKNLNQYSGPTDDIITFAVGANNSDIPLFICNDNIYGFIMVPLEEEETVTEDLQRLTNIKTEILSDNNYLPLSMHLERFVQYPTEDTLQVDNIYMINLLRRPERRERMHKLFKELGIRVETHDAVDGRILNQSVIEKLGIEIMAGYTDPYHNRPMTMGEIGCFLSHYNIWNKVIENGFKSIIVLEDDVRFEPFFRQKVNYILRELEDLQFEWDLVYLGRKRLAESAESWIDGSKYLVHAGYSYWTLGYILSTSGAKKLIEAMPLKQLLPVDEYLPILSDVHPRDDWKVHYTKRNLILLSANPLLIYPTHYTGEQGYISDTENSTTIFNDQNINKSKREDL; this is encoded by the exons ATGAAATTAGTGAATTTTTTTCGTGTTACCTTGGTGTGTTTTATCGTGTTTATTGAAATTTCTgggcaaaatttaaaaaatccgacagttttaataacaattttagtACGTAACAAAGCACATACATTACCATATTTCTTAACCTTCTTGGAACAACTGACTTATCCTAAAGAACGAATACATCTCTG GATATGTAGTGATAATAATATTGATAACTCAATCGAAATATTATCAACTTGGCTAAAAAATGAAAGGAGCAAGTATCATGGagttgaaataaattttgatgaaaaatcgaacggattcgaggacgaaaatgaaatttcccATTGGTCACCACAAAGATTTTTACATGTGATAAATTTACGCGAAGAGGCACTTCATGCTGGAAGAAATATTTGGGCAGATTTCATTTGG ATGCTCGATGCAGATGTTTTTCTAACAAACCCGAATACTCTTAACGAATTAATCTTGAAAAACGAAACTGTAGTTGCCCCGTTATTGAAGTCTGATGGCTTATATAGCAATTTTTGGGCTGGAATGACCAGTGATTTCTACTATTTACGAACAGAAAAGTATGAACCTATCTTATTTCGGGAAATAAAAGGATGTTTCAACGTGCCTATGATTCATAGCGCCGTCCTTATAGATTTAAGAAAACATATTTCGGACCTTTTAACATATGATCCAAAAAATTTGAATCAGTACAGCGGTCCTACCGACGACATTATAACTTTTGCCGTCGGTGCTAATAATTCTG ATATAccattatttatttgtaacgaTAATATTTATGGCTTCATCATGGTTCCgttggaagaagaagaaacggtCACTGAAGATCTACAAAGATTGACCAATATTAAGACAGAAATATTAT CTGACAATAATTACCTTCCATTGTCAATGCATCTCGAGCGATTTGTACAATATCCTACCGAGGATACGTTGCAAGTGGACAATATTTATATGATAAACCTTTTACGAAGACCAGAAAGACGCGAGCGAatgcacaaactttttaaagaACTTGGAATTCGAGTAGAAACACATGATGCTGTTGACGGTAG GATATTAAACCAGTCTGTTATTGAGAAATTGGGAATAGAGATAATGGCAGGATACACTGATCCTTATCATAATCG acCAATGACTATGGGTGAAATTGGTTGTTTTTTAAGCCATTACAATATCTGGAATAAG GTAATAGAAAATGGCTTTAAAAGTATTATTGTCTTAGAAGATGATGTTCGTTTTGAACCGTTCTTCCGTCAAAAAGTAAATTACATTTTAAGAGAATTGGAAGACCTTCAATTTGAGTGGGATTTGGT ttatCTGGGAAGAAAAAGATTAGCAGAAAGTGCTGAATCTTGGATCGATGGATCAAAATATTTGGTACATGCTGGTTACAGTTACTGGACATTAGGATATATTTTATCTACAAGTGGTGCAAAGAAACTAATAGAAGCAATGCCGTTAAAACAATTATTACCCGTCGATGAATATCTTCCTATATTATCTGATGTTCATCCTAG GGATGATTGGAAAGTACATTATAcaaaacgaaatttaatattactttCTGCAAATCCTTTATTAATTTATCCGACGCATTACACTGGTGAACAAGGATACATTAGCGATACAGAAAATTCTACGACTATATTTAACGaccaaaatataaataaatcgaAACGCGAAGATCTATGA